In Micromonospora sp. NBC_01813, the following are encoded in one genomic region:
- a CDS encoding methylenetetrahydrofolate reductase, producing MAHTPHSLFGGGSDGLLLFGITPPRRDAAPERMREIAQVTLDRLAPLDLDALVLYDIDDEADRNPDERPFPYLPTADPAAFHAEHLGTWHRPVIVYRCVGKYQESQLRSWLTTVDTDQVGAVFVGSSSRDKPVHTSLTRAHEVRRETRPDLFAGAVTITERYTRGRDEHLRMLAKQEQGCTFFISQVVYDVDATKSMLSDYYYACLDRGVAPRTVVLTMSVCGSLKTLSFLQWLGVDVPRWLENALRRAEDPLAESYAQCLRNASDLLDFCRRLGLPFGFHIESVSIRKAEIEAAVSLATELRAMLDRNR from the coding sequence ATGGCCCACACACCCCACTCGCTTTTCGGCGGAGGGTCGGACGGGCTGCTTCTGTTCGGCATCACCCCGCCGCGTCGCGACGCCGCACCAGAGCGGATGCGTGAGATCGCCCAGGTCACCCTCGACCGGCTCGCACCGCTCGACCTCGACGCTCTGGTGCTCTACGACATCGACGACGAGGCAGACCGTAACCCGGACGAGCGGCCGTTCCCGTACCTGCCGACCGCCGATCCGGCTGCCTTCCACGCCGAACACCTCGGCACCTGGCACCGTCCGGTGATCGTTTATCGCTGTGTCGGCAAGTACCAGGAGTCGCAGTTGCGGTCGTGGTTGACGACGGTGGACACCGATCAGGTTGGCGCGGTCTTTGTCGGCTCTTCCTCGCGCGACAAGCCGGTGCACACCAGCCTGACCCGGGCGCACGAGGTACGCCGTGAGACTCGGCCGGATCTATTCGCCGGCGCGGTGACGATCACCGAGCGGTACACCCGTGGCCGTGACGAGCACCTGCGCATGTTGGCCAAGCAGGAGCAGGGCTGTACGTTTTTCATCTCCCAGGTCGTCTACGACGTCGATGCGACCAAGAGCATGCTGTCGGACTACTACTACGCATGCCTCGATCGAGGTGTGGCGCCGCGTACTGTCGTGTTGACCATGTCGGTGTGCGGGTCGCTCAAGACATTGTCGTTTCTCCAGTGGCTCGGCGTCGACGTCCCCCGCTGGCTGGAGAACGCGCTGCGGCGCGCCGAAGATCCACTCGCCGAGTCGTACGCTCAGTGTCTACGCAACGCGAGTGACCTGCTCGATTTCTGCCGCCGCCTCGGGTTGCCGTTCGGCTTCCACATAGAGAGCGTGTCGATCCGCAAGGCCGAGATCGAGGCGGCGGTCTCACTCGCGACGGAACTGCGGGCGATGCTCGACCGGAACCGTTGA
- a CDS encoding TetR/AcrR family transcriptional regulator, whose product MPQPYHHGDLRRALLDAATATIAESGPAALSLRDLARRVGVSHAAPAHHFGDKTGLLTAIAVEGLELLAEEIEGAGGDILAAGRAYVRFAVTHRAHFEVMFQPSLLHFDAPEVVAARQRAGQALRDSLADHRVPPDDRDNAQLAAWSIVHGFATLWLAGALPASLGDDATAAVHPVIRLLFAP is encoded by the coding sequence ATGCCGCAGCCGTACCACCACGGCGACCTGCGCCGGGCCCTGCTCGACGCGGCGACCGCGACGATCGCCGAGAGCGGGCCGGCCGCGTTGAGCCTGCGCGACCTGGCCCGCCGGGTCGGCGTCTCGCACGCCGCCCCGGCGCACCACTTCGGCGACAAGACCGGCCTGCTCACCGCGATCGCCGTCGAGGGCCTGGAGTTGCTCGCCGAGGAGATCGAGGGTGCCGGCGGCGACATCCTGGCGGCCGGTCGGGCGTACGTGCGGTTCGCGGTGACCCACCGGGCGCACTTCGAGGTGATGTTCCAGCCGAGCCTGCTGCACTTCGACGCGCCGGAGGTGGTGGCCGCCCGGCAGCGGGCCGGGCAGGCGCTGCGGGACAGCCTCGCCGACCACCGGGTGCCACCCGACGACCGGGACAACGCCCAACTCGCCGCCTGGTCGATCGTGCACGGCTTCGCCACCCTCTGGCTGGCCGGCGCGCTGCCCGCCAGCCTCGGCGACGACGCGACCGCCGCCGTGCACCCGGTCATCCGCCTCCTCTTCGCCCCCTGA
- a CDS encoding oxidoreductase, whose product MQQWTHDDIPDQTGWVAVVTGANTGIGFETARMLAHKNAHVVLTYRDKSKGESALERIRAERPAGEVSGALLDLADLDSVSAFADHFQAEHDQLDLLINNAGVMVPPLGRTRQGFELQFGTNHLGHFALTGELLPRLLAAPAARVVTVSSLAHRMSGIDFDDLNWQHRRYRPWSAYGQSKLANLLFTTELQRRLAEAGSAARAVAAHPGLTSTQIGRHAGRSSSGGSPSRIERMIRMQPADGALPSLRAATDSDVTGGSYWGPARRFGTVGPPVPASSSSRARDTVAARRLWTESEQLTGVTYSFAVAERTER is encoded by the coding sequence ATGCAGCAGTGGACACACGATGACATTCCGGACCAGACAGGATGGGTGGCGGTCGTCACCGGGGCGAACACCGGCATCGGCTTCGAGACGGCCCGGATGCTGGCGCACAAGAACGCCCACGTGGTGCTGACCTACCGCGACAAGAGCAAGGGCGAGTCCGCACTCGAACGGATCCGGGCCGAGCGGCCGGCCGGCGAGGTCAGTGGTGCCCTGCTCGACCTGGCCGACCTCGACTCGGTCAGCGCGTTCGCCGACCACTTCCAGGCCGAGCACGACCAGCTCGACCTGCTGATCAACAACGCCGGGGTGATGGTGCCGCCACTGGGGCGCACCCGGCAGGGTTTCGAGCTGCAGTTCGGCACCAACCATCTGGGCCACTTCGCGCTCACCGGGGAACTGCTGCCGCGACTGCTGGCCGCGCCGGCCGCCCGGGTCGTCACCGTCTCCAGCCTGGCGCACCGGATGAGCGGTATCGACTTCGACGACCTCAACTGGCAGCACCGCCGCTACCGACCGTGGTCGGCGTACGGGCAGAGCAAGCTCGCCAACCTGCTGTTCACCACGGAGTTGCAGCGCCGGCTGGCCGAGGCCGGGTCGGCGGCCCGCGCGGTCGCCGCCCACCCGGGGCTGACCTCGACGCAGATCGGCCGGCACGCCGGCCGGTCCAGCAGCGGCGGCAGTCCGTCCCGCATCGAACGGATGATCCGGATGCAGCCGGCCGACGGGGCGTTGCCGAGCCTGCGCGCCGCCACCGATTCCGACGTCACCGGCGGCAGCTACTGGGGGCCGGCCCGCCGGTTCGGGACAGTCGGACCACCGGTGCCCGCCAGCAGTTCGTCGCGGGCCCGGGACACCGTGGCGGCCCGGCGGCTGTGGACCGAAAGTGAGCAACTGACCGGTGTGACGTACTCTTTCGCGGTGGCCGAGCGTACGGAGCGCTGA
- a CDS encoding class I SAM-dependent methyltransferase yields MKTDDIGPAGAVATAPAWRGVDDGWGRQAVDFATLSEPANCREYVAVHHRLGVGEPDRLLDVACGAGLAIELARARGASCAGIDASPRLVAVARDRSPDADIRVGDMHALPWADASFDVVTSFRGIWGTTPAAMAEIRRVLVPGGRVGLTVWGHVKKSPGAWALAPFRMADAAKVANQAAMVALGRPGAGEELLARTGFVDITRVTVPFVWEFPDPETFARALATTGPAYEAMQQVGEDHFLRAATEQARERVRDGLPLRAPIDVVGYLARTPEMVTA; encoded by the coding sequence GTGAAAACTGACGACATCGGTCCGGCCGGGGCCGTCGCCACAGCGCCGGCGTGGCGTGGCGTCGACGACGGTTGGGGCCGCCAGGCGGTCGACTTCGCCACCCTCAGCGAGCCGGCGAACTGCCGCGAGTACGTCGCCGTGCACCACCGGCTCGGCGTCGGCGAACCGGACCGGCTGCTGGACGTCGCCTGCGGTGCGGGCCTGGCGATCGAGCTGGCCCGGGCCCGCGGAGCCAGCTGCGCCGGCATCGACGCCTCGCCCCGACTGGTCGCCGTGGCCCGCGACCGCAGTCCGGACGCCGACATCCGGGTCGGCGACATGCACGCGCTGCCGTGGGCGGACGCGTCCTTCGACGTCGTGACGAGCTTCCGTGGGATCTGGGGCACGACACCGGCGGCGATGGCCGAGATTCGCCGAGTCCTGGTGCCGGGCGGTCGGGTCGGCCTGACGGTGTGGGGTCACGTCAAGAAGTCGCCGGGCGCGTGGGCGTTGGCACCGTTCCGGATGGCCGACGCGGCCAAGGTCGCGAACCAGGCCGCGATGGTGGCGCTCGGTCGGCCCGGTGCCGGCGAGGAGTTGCTGGCGCGGACCGGTTTCGTGGACATCACCAGGGTCACCGTGCCGTTCGTGTGGGAGTTCCCGGATCCGGAGACGTTCGCCCGGGCGCTCGCCACCACCGGCCCGGCGTACGAGGCGATGCAGCAGGTGGGCGAGGATCACTTCCTGCGGGCCGCGACCGAGCAGGCCCGGGAACGTGTCCGGGACGGTCTGCCGCTGCGGGCACCGATCGATGTGGTCGGCTACCTCGCCCGTACGCCAGAGATGGTGACGGCATGA
- a CDS encoding carboxymuconolactone decarboxylase family protein: MTAAGFLGEPAMTAEARQHFDDDVAELGFVMNATRLWAYAPATMDGLFDLMRHVPGADDLTVRQRGILVAACAAAFGDSYCSLAWGSRLATAADAATAAAVLRGSDDGLTTSERAMAVWARTVARDPHRTGAADVQQLRDAGFADTQIFGITVYVALRIAFSTVNDALGVRPDAEFRSVAPAAVLAAVTYGRPLSDETAG, encoded by the coding sequence ATGACGGCGGCCGGTTTCCTCGGCGAGCCGGCGATGACCGCTGAGGCTCGGCAGCACTTCGACGACGACGTGGCAGAGCTCGGCTTCGTGATGAACGCGACGCGGCTGTGGGCCTACGCGCCCGCGACCATGGACGGACTTTTCGACCTGATGAGGCACGTCCCCGGGGCCGACGACCTCACCGTACGGCAGCGCGGGATCCTGGTGGCGGCCTGCGCGGCGGCCTTCGGTGACTCGTACTGCTCGCTGGCCTGGGGGTCCAGGCTGGCGACGGCGGCCGACGCCGCGACGGCCGCCGCGGTCCTGCGTGGTTCGGACGATGGGCTGACCACGAGCGAGCGGGCGATGGCGGTGTGGGCGCGCACCGTGGCCCGCGATCCCCATCGCACGGGCGCGGCGGATGTCCAGCAACTGCGCGACGCTGGATTCGCCGACACCCAGATCTTCGGGATCACGGTGTACGTCGCGTTGCGCATCGCCTTCTCGACGGTCAACGACGCGCTCGGCGTACGGCCCGACGCCGAGTTCAGATCGGTGGCTCCCGCAGCCGTTCTGGCCGCGGTGACCTACGGACGGCCGCTCAGCGACGAGACCGCAGGTTGA
- a CDS encoding AfsR/SARP family transcriptional regulator has product MHKQIRLLGRPRIEGGGQPCPQPRGFKPWALLARIALSERPVSRRELAGQLFSDANDPLGALRWSLADLRRSLDLPDVLRGDPVCLTPDQVWVDVWALEDGTLPAAEISGELLEGIELQNCPRFETWILMARPRSVARSMEELRRQALELLTAGDAEQAVTVAGRSAGLDPLDEPAQELFLRALVAAGHEGQASVHLASCAATFAREGLVVSPALRAAARGRRPGPRTGLRARVVAASLLRAGNAALDAGAADAGIETLRRAADEALRAHDLALQADILRALGGALVHAVRGFDGEGAVVLHQALAVARSAERPGVAAEILRELAFVDVQAGRHVSAGRALQEAGRQASAAGDDALLAAIRAVDGMNEADQGRHVTAATLLAESAEVAAQTGRPRQQAWSLGVLARSLLLSGEVDQARKAAEDSIEVAHRHQWNAFLPWPQVLRSQALAEAGDWGTARDDAENAFALACELGDPCWEGMAGRALGLLELHDGDPAAAQTWITDARRRCDRVSDRYVWVSAYIALADLELAVRAGTDIRKAADRLHDYAVRTDLPEFLAWALVHQAEAGDASRISLARAAADGVTNPLLQARLRALGGPADIQPAVRIGTSTTAHTR; this is encoded by the coding sequence GTGCACAAGCAGATCCGGCTGCTCGGGCGCCCTCGGATCGAGGGCGGCGGGCAGCCGTGTCCGCAGCCTCGCGGGTTCAAGCCGTGGGCCCTGCTGGCCCGGATCGCCCTGTCCGAGCGGCCGGTCTCGCGGCGGGAACTCGCCGGCCAGCTCTTCTCCGACGCCAACGATCCACTCGGGGCCCTGCGGTGGTCGCTGGCCGACCTGCGCCGCAGCCTCGACCTGCCCGACGTGTTACGCGGCGACCCTGTCTGCCTGACACCGGACCAGGTGTGGGTCGACGTCTGGGCGTTGGAGGACGGCACCCTGCCGGCGGCCGAGATCAGCGGTGAACTGCTGGAGGGGATCGAGCTGCAGAACTGCCCGCGCTTCGAGACCTGGATCCTGATGGCCCGCCCCCGCAGCGTCGCCCGCTCGATGGAGGAACTTCGCCGTCAGGCACTGGAACTCCTGACGGCGGGCGACGCGGAGCAGGCCGTGACGGTGGCCGGCAGGTCGGCCGGCCTGGACCCGTTGGACGAGCCGGCACAGGAACTGTTCCTGCGGGCGCTGGTGGCGGCGGGACACGAAGGTCAGGCCTCGGTGCATCTGGCCTCGTGCGCGGCCACGTTCGCCCGGGAAGGGCTGGTGGTGTCACCGGCGCTGCGCGCCGCCGCGCGCGGTCGACGACCAGGGCCCCGGACCGGACTGCGCGCCCGGGTGGTCGCCGCCTCGCTGCTGCGGGCCGGTAACGCGGCCCTTGACGCCGGCGCGGCCGACGCCGGGATCGAGACGTTGCGGCGTGCGGCCGACGAAGCGCTGCGCGCACACGACCTGGCCTTGCAGGCGGACATCCTCCGCGCCCTGGGCGGCGCCCTGGTCCACGCGGTACGGGGCTTCGACGGCGAAGGTGCCGTCGTACTGCACCAGGCACTCGCGGTGGCCCGCAGCGCCGAACGGCCGGGCGTCGCCGCCGAGATCCTGCGCGAACTGGCCTTCGTGGACGTCCAAGCCGGCCGACACGTCTCCGCCGGCCGCGCGCTGCAGGAAGCCGGCCGGCAGGCCTCGGCCGCTGGCGACGACGCGCTGCTCGCCGCGATCCGCGCCGTCGACGGCATGAACGAGGCGGACCAGGGCCGGCACGTCACGGCCGCCACCCTGCTGGCCGAGTCCGCCGAGGTCGCCGCGCAGACCGGGCGGCCCCGTCAGCAGGCCTGGTCGCTGGGCGTCCTCGCCCGTTCCCTGCTGCTTTCCGGTGAGGTCGACCAGGCGCGCAAGGCGGCCGAGGACAGCATCGAGGTGGCGCACCGACACCAGTGGAACGCGTTCCTGCCCTGGCCGCAGGTGTTGCGGTCGCAGGCGCTCGCCGAAGCTGGCGACTGGGGCACCGCCCGCGACGACGCCGAGAACGCCTTCGCGCTCGCCTGCGAGCTGGGCGACCCATGCTGGGAAGGCATGGCCGGTCGGGCGCTGGGGCTGCTCGAACTGCACGACGGTGACCCTGCGGCGGCGCAGACCTGGATCACCGACGCACGGCGGCGTTGCGACCGGGTGTCCGACCGGTACGTCTGGGTCTCGGCCTACATCGCGCTGGCCGATCTGGAGTTGGCCGTCCGGGCGGGCACCGACATCAGGAAGGCGGCGGACCGGCTGCACGACTATGCCGTGCGTACCGACCTGCCGGAGTTCCTGGCCTGGGCTCTGGTCCATCAGGCGGAGGCCGGCGACGCAAGCCGGATCTCCCTTGCCCGAGCCGCCGCCGATGGGGTGACGAATCCGCTGCTACAGGCCCGGCTGCGGGCACTCGGCGGCCCCGCCGACATCCAGCCGGCGGTACGCATAGGCACTTCAACGACCGCGCACACCCGTTAA
- a CDS encoding PIN domain-containing protein, whose product MSMPRGLYLIDTSAWARMSAPAVGKRLKMILQEKAAATCLPLDLEDGRSARNFRDAMTIRARRAEIMTDLPITTAVATRSRDIQLALTQRGYHRAASPVDLIAAAAAAEYGATLLHYDRDFDLIAEVGGPRSEWVAPPGTL is encoded by the coding sequence ATGAGCATGCCGCGTGGGCTCTACCTCATCGATACCTCGGCCTGGGCGCGAATGTCCGCGCCTGCAGTTGGGAAACGGCTGAAGATGATTCTGCAGGAGAAGGCCGCCGCGACCTGCCTGCCGCTGGACCTTGAAGACGGTCGCTCCGCACGCAACTTTCGAGACGCGATGACTATCCGCGCCCGGCGGGCCGAGATCATGACCGATTTGCCGATAACCACGGCTGTGGCGACCCGGTCCCGCGACATCCAGCTTGCCTTGACCCAACGCGGCTACCACCGCGCTGCGAGTCCGGTCGATCTGATCGCAGCCGCAGCGGCTGCCGAGTACGGTGCCACCCTGCTTCACTACGACCGCGACTTCGATCTGATCGCCGAGGTCGGCGGACCTCGTAGCGAGTGGGTGGCCCCACCCGGCACTCTGTGA
- a CDS encoding LysE family transporter, whose protein sequence is MIDALTSGLLAGYGIAIPVGAIGVLVVTLSARVSLRHGAAAGLGVATADGLYALAAVVGGAAIARLLSPAVGVLQAAAAVVLAAIAVRGIVVAVRARRAPADTARSAPTGTLTRTYAAFVGLTLLNPMTIVYFAALVVGYQGDAMGASSSPALVGAVFVGAAFVASASWQLLLASGGAILGRTLASPRGRLITALVGNGIIALLAIRLAWQAVS, encoded by the coding sequence GTGATCGACGCGCTGACCTCCGGGCTGCTCGCCGGCTACGGCATCGCGATCCCGGTCGGCGCGATCGGCGTCCTGGTCGTCACCTTGTCCGCGCGGGTGTCGCTGCGACACGGCGCGGCCGCCGGGCTCGGCGTCGCCACCGCCGACGGGCTGTACGCGCTCGCCGCCGTCGTCGGCGGTGCGGCGATCGCCCGGCTGCTCAGCCCCGCCGTTGGCGTCCTGCAGGCAGCCGCCGCCGTGGTGCTCGCCGCGATCGCCGTACGCGGAATCGTCGTAGCGGTGCGGGCCCGCCGCGCGCCCGCCGATACGGCGCGGTCGGCACCGACCGGAACCCTGACCCGGACGTACGCCGCCTTCGTCGGGCTGACGCTGCTGAACCCGATGACGATCGTCTACTTCGCCGCCCTGGTGGTCGGCTACCAGGGGGATGCGATGGGTGCAAGCAGCAGCCCGGCGCTCGTCGGCGCGGTGTTCGTCGGCGCGGCATTCGTCGCCTCGGCGAGTTGGCAACTGCTGCTGGCCTCCGGTGGCGCAATCCTCGGCCGCACTCTCGCCAGCCCACGCGGCCGGCTGATCACCGCCCTGGTCGGCAACGGCATCATCGCCCTGCTCGCCATCCGCCTCGCCTGGCAGGCGGTCAGTTGA
- a CDS encoding SDR family NAD(P)-dependent oxidoreductase encodes MTESTKRALVTGGTGGIGLATAHALASHGYAVTIVGRDQRRGDAARDQLAAAAAARSAATGTAAATARFIRADLSSLHAVNALADDIRASGPLDLLVNNVGGGHRQHTHTADGIEATFAINHLSGYLLTELLVDDMISAGHGRIVTLTSGAIRLADRTPLDRVEMAGRYYGFSAYGRAKLANLAYTMGLADRLRGTGVAVLAADPGASATDMGRSMRADLFPMPARLAFPLIYLNLFRSSPADAARSSIAAATGDFPTGTVLGPKGTPVTPDARATDPTVIQAVTALSQATCASALTTSRPD; translated from the coding sequence ATGACAGAGTCAACGAAGCGAGCCCTGGTGACCGGCGGCACCGGCGGGATCGGCCTGGCCACCGCCCACGCCCTGGCCAGCCACGGCTACGCCGTCACGATCGTCGGGCGCGACCAGCGCCGCGGCGACGCCGCCCGCGACCAACTGGCCGCAGCCGCAGCCGCCCGCTCGGCCGCGACCGGAACAGCCGCCGCCACCGCCCGGTTCATCCGGGCCGACCTCTCCTCGCTGCACGCCGTCAATGCCCTCGCCGACGACATCCGGGCCAGCGGCCCGCTCGACCTGCTGGTCAACAACGTCGGCGGGGGCCACCGGCAGCACACGCACACCGCCGACGGCATCGAGGCGACCTTCGCGATCAACCACCTCTCCGGCTACCTGCTCACCGAACTGCTGGTCGACGACATGATCTCCGCCGGCCACGGGCGGATCGTCACCCTGACCTCCGGCGCGATCCGGCTCGCCGACCGCACCCCGCTGGACCGGGTCGAGATGGCGGGGCGCTACTACGGCTTCTCCGCGTACGGGCGGGCGAAGCTCGCCAACCTCGCGTACACGATGGGTCTTGCCGACCGGTTGCGCGGCACCGGCGTCGCGGTGCTCGCCGCCGACCCGGGCGCCAGCGCCACCGACATGGGCCGCTCGATGCGCGCGGACCTGTTTCCGATGCCGGCCCGGCTGGCGTTCCCGCTGATCTACCTCAACCTGTTCCGCAGCAGTCCCGCCGACGCCGCCCGTAGCTCGATCGCCGCCGCCACCGGCGACTTCCCGACCGGTACGGTGCTCGGCCCGAAGGGCACACCGGTGACGCCGGACGCCCGTGCCACCGACCCGACGGTGATCCAGGCCGTCACCGCGCTGAGTCAGGCGACCTGCGCCTCCGCCCTCACCACCAGCCGCCCCGACTGA
- a CDS encoding DivIVA domain-containing protein, translated as MRKLWHRIRVRWGRRRMASTPPNRWPAGNNPGVHRVPGNDMRSAAYRPIRPWQVRNQQFRAAGVVARGLDPVEVGAFLDRIAYDLGVLYAELDRTWEQNNRIKDALRRWQTTQAMISQAAANQVTANQATAHQAKIGQAAVYYPAGAAR; from the coding sequence ATGCGCAAGCTTTGGCACCGAATCCGGGTCCGCTGGGGACGCCGACGAATGGCGTCGACCCCGCCCAACCGTTGGCCGGCCGGCAACAATCCCGGCGTGCACCGGGTGCCCGGCAACGACATGCGCTCGGCGGCGTACCGGCCGATCCGGCCCTGGCAGGTCCGCAACCAGCAGTTTCGCGCGGCCGGTGTCGTGGCCCGGGGCCTCGACCCGGTCGAAGTCGGCGCGTTCCTCGACCGGATCGCCTACGACCTCGGCGTCCTCTACGCCGAGCTGGACCGCACCTGGGAGCAGAACAACCGGATCAAGGACGCGCTGCGCCGCTGGCAGACCACCCAGGCCATGATCAGCCAGGCCGCAGCCAACCAGGTCACGGCCAACCAGGCCACCGCTCATCAGGCCAAGATCGGCCAGGCCGCCGTCTACTACCCGGCGGGTGCCGCCCGGTGA
- a CDS encoding winged helix-turn-helix transcriptional regulator, whose amino-acid sequence MQVEQDVLLAAVGRLRGRWTLHIVHALLDGPAGFNDLRRAVPGVGPSTLARRLGELEAAGIVSRTVIDANPPGTRYTLTPTGAGLRPVLAELAVWAGDTTDPDTRHHQLDDLLALMQERWMLELHCALLVGPRRFTDLARDTGVNQVTLTQRLADLDQRGLIRRLADGSYTFSDTGEGFHRVGEALAEWAASTSDTAAS is encoded by the coding sequence GTGCAGGTTGAGCAGGACGTACTGCTGGCCGCCGTCGGCCGGCTCCGGGGCCGCTGGACGCTGCACATCGTGCACGCGCTGCTCGACGGCCCAGCCGGCTTCAACGACCTGCGCCGGGCAGTCCCGGGCGTCGGCCCGAGCACCCTGGCCCGGCGGCTCGGCGAGCTGGAGGCGGCCGGCATCGTCAGCCGTACGGTGATCGACGCCAACCCGCCGGGCACCCGCTACACACTGACGCCGACCGGCGCCGGACTGCGCCCGGTGCTCGCCGAGCTGGCGGTCTGGGCCGGCGACACCACCGACCCGGACACCCGCCACCACCAGCTCGACGACCTGCTGGCACTGATGCAGGAACGCTGGATGCTGGAGCTGCACTGCGCACTGCTGGTCGGGCCGCGCCGCTTCACCGACCTGGCCCGCGACACCGGCGTCAACCAGGTCACCCTCACCCAACGCCTCGCCGACCTGGACCAGCGCGGGCTGATCCGCCGGCTCGCCGACGGCAGCTACACCTTCAGCGACACCGGTGAGGGCTTCCACCGGGTCGGCGAAGCCCTCGCCGAGTGGGCCGCATCCACCTCGGACACCGCCGCCAGCTGA
- a CDS encoding TetR/AcrR family transcriptional regulator, translating to MSPTADPAQTSTARRDAIADAAIDVFIRYGFKKTSMDDLARAADISRQGLYLHFKTKEELFIAAVERLVTGVCSATQAAFARDDLDVSQRLLGAFEACQAPGVGAAVHGNFEELLSAAATLRCSLAGRIEQGLVDGVERILTDSGVADRWRSAGLTARDLAEHLHATSFGLKHKVPSVEGYRTGMRTAVTIVLAGGDPPPHRSVSRGGWW from the coding sequence ATGTCCCCGACGGCGGACCCGGCGCAGACAAGCACCGCACGACGGGACGCGATCGCCGACGCCGCCATCGACGTCTTCATCCGGTACGGGTTCAAGAAGACGTCGATGGACGACCTCGCGCGGGCGGCGGACATCTCCCGGCAGGGGCTGTACCTGCATTTCAAGACCAAGGAAGAGCTGTTCATCGCCGCCGTGGAACGGTTGGTGACCGGGGTGTGCTCGGCGACGCAGGCGGCGTTCGCCCGCGACGATCTCGACGTGTCGCAGCGGCTCCTGGGCGCGTTCGAGGCGTGCCAGGCGCCAGGGGTCGGGGCTGCGGTGCACGGCAACTTCGAGGAGTTGCTGAGCGCCGCAGCCACCCTGCGCTGCTCGCTGGCCGGCCGGATCGAGCAGGGACTGGTCGACGGGGTGGAGCGGATCCTGACCGACAGTGGTGTCGCCGATCGGTGGCGCTCTGCCGGGTTGACCGCCCGGGACCTGGCCGAGCACCTGCACGCCACCTCGTTCGGGCTCAAGCACAAGGTCCCGTCGGTCGAGGGGTACCGCACCGGGATGCGGACGGCTGTGACGATCGTGCTCGCCGGTGGTGACCCGCCGCCGCACCGGTCGGTCAGTCGGGGCGGCTGGTGGTGA
- a CDS encoding type II toxin-antitoxin system VapB family antitoxin, which produces MKTVIDLDEELLDRARRELGTTTKKETIHEALRLVAERGARLEAIQELLSIDRDWTGIVDDDKTPAGDRDAA; this is translated from the coding sequence GTGAAGACTGTGATCGACTTGGATGAGGAACTGCTCGACCGCGCCCGTCGTGAGTTGGGCACGACTACCAAGAAGGAGACCATCCACGAGGCCCTGCGGCTGGTCGCGGAGCGGGGGGCGCGGCTCGAAGCAATTCAGGAGCTGCTTTCGATCGACCGTGACTGGACTGGAATCGTCGACGACGACAAGACTCCAGCCGGTGATCGAGACGCCGCATGA
- a CDS encoding DM13 domain-containing protein: MLKRLFSGPVGWALTAVVVAGVLFGGYWFQPWKLVTDDVVDESVPVVQAPAPTPDATPSPDATPDATPSPEASPSVSPSPAGNQLLASGEFVTHEHETTGTAQVIQLGDGRRQLVLRDFATSNGPDLRVWLSDQPVLEGQAGWFVFDDGQWAELDRLKGNQGNQVYDIPADVDLAELTSVSIWCKRFSVSFGAADLTA, encoded by the coding sequence GTGTTGAAACGTCTCTTCTCCGGCCCGGTGGGTTGGGCCCTGACCGCCGTGGTCGTCGCCGGTGTGCTCTTCGGCGGCTACTGGTTCCAGCCGTGGAAACTCGTCACCGACGACGTCGTCGACGAGTCCGTACCCGTGGTCCAGGCCCCCGCGCCGACCCCGGACGCGACCCCGAGCCCGGATGCGACCCCGGATGCGACCCCGAGCCCGGAGGCGAGCCCCAGCGTCAGCCCGAGCCCGGCCGGCAACCAACTGCTCGCCTCCGGCGAGTTCGTCACCCACGAGCACGAGACCACCGGCACCGCCCAGGTGATCCAGCTCGGCGACGGCCGCCGGCAACTCGTCCTGCGCGACTTCGCCACCTCCAACGGCCCGGACCTGCGGGTCTGGCTGTCGGACCAGCCGGTGCTCGAAGGTCAGGCAGGCTGGTTCGTCTTCGACGACGGGCAGTGGGCCGAGCTGGACCGGCTCAAGGGCAACCAGGGCAACCAGGTGTACGACATCCCGGCCGACGTCGACCTGGCCGAGCTGACCAGCGTCTCCATCTGGTGCAAGCGGTTCTCGGTCTCCTTCGGCGCAGCCGACCTCACCGCCTGA